One window of Staphylococcus chromogenes genomic DNA carries:
- the pheT gene encoding phenylalanine--tRNA ligase subunit beta: MLISKEWLESYVDIDVSIEALAERITRTGIEVDDIVDFTADIKNLVVGYVESIEKHPDADKLNICQVNIGESEPIQIVCGAPNVDAGQTVIVAKVGGRLPGGIKIKRAKLRGQVSEGMICSLQEIGLASNVVPKAFEEGIYNFSSQIEPGTDALKALYLDDQLMEFDLTPNRSDALSMIGTAYEVGALYHQTVRKPETKVASETGDAHDELTVKIENEDKVPYYSARIVKNVKIAPSPEWMQSRLMKAGIRPINNVVDISNYVLLEYGQPLHMFDQNQMGSNEIVVRQAHDGETMTTLDNQERQLKMNDIVITNGKEPIALGGVMGGDFSEVTTNTKNVVVEGALFNPVSIRHTSRRLNLRSESSSRFEKGLATEFVNEAVDRACVLLETLAQGEVMAERVFAGELGALTRTIEITVDKVNRTIGFNVSEDEMIEALEQLGFKTTVKNQVLEVTVPSRRPDITIEADIIEEIARIYGYYNLPSSLPVFESVTSGALTDRQRKTRVVRGALEGAGLSQAITYSLVDEKRATAFTTEKRDVIKLLMPMSEAHSTLRQSLLPHLIDAVQYNVARKNQNVALYEIGNVFFSNGEGVMPDEVEYLSGIMTGEYVANPWQGKKEVVDFYLTKGVVDRIADKLALRFEYETAQVDGLHPGRTANVLCQGETIGFIGELHPTVAKQYDLGRTYVFELNYEKLMKFQVGYINYHQIPKFPGVTRDIALVVNTEVRVSSLIQTIRQAGGRLLKEASVFDVYDGEHMEAGKKSVAIRLEYLDTENTLTEAQVAEVHETILSELENQGATLRG, from the coding sequence ATGTTAATTTCAAAAGAATGGTTAGAATCTTATGTAGATATCGATGTGTCAATTGAAGCGTTAGCTGAACGCATCACACGCACAGGCATAGAAGTTGATGATATTGTAGATTTCACTGCGGATATTAAAAACTTAGTTGTCGGTTATGTGGAATCAATTGAAAAACATCCAGACGCAGATAAATTAAACATTTGCCAAGTGAATATTGGTGAGAGTGAACCTATTCAAATTGTCTGTGGTGCACCCAATGTAGATGCGGGTCAGACCGTAATTGTTGCTAAAGTAGGCGGCCGTCTACCAGGAGGCATTAAAATTAAACGTGCTAAATTGCGTGGTCAAGTTTCAGAAGGAATGATTTGTTCATTACAAGAAATTGGGTTAGCAAGTAATGTAGTACCTAAGGCATTTGAAGAAGGAATTTATAATTTTAGTTCTCAGATTGAACCGGGAACAGATGCGTTGAAAGCATTGTATTTAGACGATCAATTGATGGAATTTGATTTAACACCTAACCGCTCGGATGCTTTAAGTATGATAGGCACGGCATATGAAGTAGGTGCACTCTATCATCAAACTGTGCGTAAACCTGAAACGAAAGTGGCTTCTGAGACAGGTGATGCACATGATGAATTAACAGTAAAAATTGAAAATGAGGACAAGGTACCTTATTACAGTGCGCGTATCGTTAAAAATGTGAAAATTGCACCTTCTCCGGAATGGATGCAATCTCGTTTAATGAAAGCGGGCATTCGTCCGATTAATAATGTAGTTGATATCTCTAATTATGTGTTACTTGAATATGGTCAACCTCTGCATATGTTTGACCAAAATCAAATGGGTTCTAATGAAATTGTAGTCCGTCAAGCGCATGATGGTGAAACAATGACCACATTAGATAATCAAGAACGTCAACTTAAAATGAACGATATTGTCATTACGAATGGAAAGGAACCTATTGCGCTTGGTGGCGTGATGGGTGGAGATTTTTCAGAAGTAACGACAAATACAAAAAATGTTGTAGTAGAAGGGGCACTTTTTAATCCTGTTTCGATTCGCCATACGTCACGTCGCTTGAACTTAAGAAGTGAGTCTTCAAGTCGTTTTGAAAAAGGATTAGCCACAGAATTTGTGAATGAAGCAGTAGATCGTGCTTGTGTGCTTTTAGAAACCCTAGCTCAAGGTGAAGTCATGGCAGAACGTGTATTTGCAGGAGAGTTGGGTGCATTGACAAGAACAATAGAAATTACCGTTGACAAAGTGAACCGTACCATTGGTTTTAACGTGTCTGAAGATGAAATGATTGAAGCTTTAGAACAATTAGGGTTTAAAACAACGGTAAAAAATCAAGTGTTAGAAGTCACTGTGCCATCAAGACGACCTGATATTACCATTGAAGCAGATATTATCGAAGAAATCGCACGTATTTATGGCTATTATAATCTACCATCGTCACTCCCTGTATTTGAATCAGTGACAAGTGGTGCTCTAACAGATCGACAACGCAAAACACGTGTTGTTCGAGGAGCGTTAGAAGGTGCGGGCTTATCACAAGCGATTACGTATTCACTTGTAGACGAAAAGCGTGCAACAGCGTTTACTACAGAAAAGCGCGATGTCATTAAATTATTGATGCCAATGAGTGAAGCCCATTCAACATTACGTCAAAGTTTGCTTCCACATTTAATTGATGCGGTTCAATATAATGTCGCACGTAAAAATCAAAATGTGGCGCTATATGAAATCGGAAATGTCTTTTTTAGTAATGGTGAGGGCGTAATGCCGGATGAAGTCGAATATTTAAGTGGTATTATGACAGGCGAGTACGTGGCAAATCCTTGGCAAGGTAAAAAAGAAGTTGTAGATTTTTATCTGACAAAAGGCGTTGTCGATCGTATTGCAGATAAACTGGCATTACGTTTTGAGTATGAAACAGCACAGGTGGATGGTTTACATCCTGGACGTACAGCAAACGTGTTGTGTCAAGGTGAAACAATAGGTTTCATAGGTGAACTTCATCCAACTGTTGCCAAACAATACGATTTAGGTCGGACGTATGTATTTGAACTAAACTATGAAAAATTAATGAAATTCCAAGTCGGCTACATTAATTATCATCAAATTCCTAAGTTCCCAGGGGTCACTCGTGATATTGCACTCGTAGTCAATACTGAGGTCCGTGTCTCTAGTTTGATTCAAACGATTCGTCAAGCGGGTGGACGTTTATTAAAAGAGGCATCAGTGTTTGATGTCTATGACGGTGAACATATGGAGGCAGGTAAAAAATCTGTCGCGATCAGACTTGAATATTTAGATACTGAAAATACATTAACAGAAGCACAAGTGGCCGAAGTCCATGAGACAATTTTATCTGAGCTTGAAAACCAAGGGGCCACACTAAGAGGATAA
- the pheS gene encoding phenylalanine--tRNA ligase subunit alpha: MSHTDEMVQIKTEALEAIQQVDSEKALQDVKVNYLGKKGQVTGLMKNMKDLPKEEKPAYGQKVNEVRQAITMAIEEKQVALEEESLNQQLAEESIDVTLPSRKIANGAKHPLTRTIEEIEDLFLGLGYEIVTGYEVEQDYYNFEALNLPKSHPARDMQDSFYITEEILMRTHTSPVQARTMEKRNGEGPVKIICPGKVYRRDSDDATHSHQFTQIEGLVVDENIKMSDLKGTLELLAKSLFGADREIRLRPSYFPFTEPSVEVDVSCFKCKGKGCNVCKHTGWIEILGAGMVHPNVLEMAGFDAQRYSGFAFGMGPDRIAMLKYGIEDIRHFYTNDVRFLEQFKAVEDRGETTC, translated from the coding sequence ATGTCACATACAGATGAAATGGTGCAAATTAAAACTGAAGCACTTGAAGCCATTCAACAGGTAGATAGCGAAAAAGCATTACAAGATGTGAAAGTAAATTATTTAGGTAAAAAAGGTCAAGTGACCGGCCTCATGAAAAATATGAAAGACTTACCTAAAGAAGAAAAACCAGCTTATGGTCAAAAAGTGAATGAAGTTCGTCAAGCGATTACGATGGCGATTGAAGAAAAACAAGTTGCATTAGAAGAAGAAAGTTTAAATCAACAATTAGCGGAAGAATCTATTGATGTCACATTGCCAAGTCGTAAAATTGCGAATGGTGCAAAACATCCGCTCACACGGACAATTGAAGAGATAGAAGATTTATTTTTAGGATTAGGTTATGAAATTGTGACAGGTTATGAAGTTGAACAGGATTACTACAATTTTGAGGCATTAAATCTTCCTAAATCTCATCCGGCAAGAGACATGCAAGATAGTTTCTACATTACAGAAGAAATATTAATGCGTACGCACACATCACCTGTCCAAGCGCGTACAATGGAAAAACGTAACGGTGAAGGACCTGTGAAAATTATTTGTCCAGGTAAAGTGTATCGTCGTGATTCAGATGACGCTACACACAGTCATCAGTTTACACAGATTGAAGGACTGGTTGTCGATGAAAATATTAAAATGAGTGACTTGAAAGGGACTTTAGAGTTATTAGCAAAATCACTATTTGGTGCTGATCGCGAAATCCGTTTACGCCCAAGTTATTTTCCATTTACAGAGCCTTCTGTCGAAGTGGATGTTTCTTGTTTTAAATGTAAAGGCAAAGGATGTAACGTTTGTAAACATACAGGATGGATTGAAATTTTAGGTGCAGGTATGGTTCATCCAAATGTATTGGAAATGGCTGGATTTGACGCTCAACGATATTCAGGATTTGCATTTGGTATGGGTCCTGATCGTATCGCGATGTTGAAATACGGCATTGAAGATATTCGTCATTTTTATACGAATGACGTCCGTTTCTTAGAACAATTTAAAGCAGTGGAAGATAGAGGTGAAACAACATGTTAA
- a CDS encoding TrmH family RNA methyltransferase, producing the protein MEQITSSQNAKVKQFLKLKKKRERDKQNKAVLEGFHLIEEAYQSGLKIEQLFVFDVQRVDAKLLAAAEQVYEINMKVAESLAGTVTPQGIFAIIQKPQIESSSLKQVLILDRVQDPGNVGTLIRTADAAGLDAVVMTKGTADAFSDKVLRASQGSVFHIPIIVEENIIHFIQQFEGPVYGTTLNQAVNYHEVEKRQSSFALVLGNEGEGISDEILQTTTQNITIPIYGKAESLNVAIAAGILMFHLKG; encoded by the coding sequence ATGGAACAGATTACGTCCAGTCAAAATGCAAAAGTAAAACAATTTTTAAAATTAAAAAAGAAACGAGAACGTGACAAACAAAATAAAGCTGTTTTAGAAGGGTTTCATCTTATTGAAGAAGCGTATCAAAGTGGATTAAAAATAGAACAATTATTTGTATTTGATGTGCAACGCGTCGATGCTAAGTTATTAGCCGCTGCCGAACAAGTTTATGAAATTAATATGAAAGTCGCTGAATCCTTAGCAGGAACCGTAACTCCCCAAGGTATTTTTGCGATTATTCAAAAACCTCAGATTGAATCATCCTCTTTGAAGCAAGTGTTGATTTTAGATCGCGTACAAGATCCGGGAAATGTCGGTACGTTAATTCGCACGGCCGATGCGGCTGGGCTTGATGCTGTCGTGATGACCAAAGGGACAGCGGATGCTTTTTCTGATAAAGTTTTACGTGCAAGTCAGGGAAGTGTTTTCCATATACCTATCATTGTAGAAGAAAATATCATTCATTTCATTCAACAATTTGAAGGTCCTGTTTATGGAACTACTTTAAATCAAGCTGTAAACTATCATGAGGTTGAAAAAAGGCAGTCATCATTTGCTTTAGTGTTAGGAAATGAAGGGGAAGGAATTTCGGATGAGATTTTACAAACGACTACTCAAAATATTACTATCCCCATATATGGTAAAGCGGAAAGTTTAAATGTCGCCATTGCAGCAGGCATTTTAATGTTTCATTTAAAGGGTTGA
- the rpmF gene encoding 50S ribosomal protein L32, with protein MAVPKRRTSKTRKNKRRTHFKLAVPGMQECPNCGELKLSHRVCPSCGSYKGEEVVSK; from the coding sequence ATGGCAGTACCAAAAAGAAGAACTTCTAAAACGAGAAAAAACAAACGCCGTACACATTTTAAATTAGCAGTACCAGGTATGCAAGAATGCCCTAACTGTGGTGAATTAAAATTATCACACCGCGTATGCCCAAGCTGTGGTTCATACAAAGGTGAAGAAGTCGTTTCAAAATAA
- a CDS encoding YceD family protein — protein MKWSITQLRKYQGQPFKFNQTVEFNDLVGALDLLDLSPIHIEGELNVKSNEVVANVHLTGTYTMACARTLKPVEVPLDTTSVEVFDLDGLYEDEDDEHYHLATDGIINLRAIAEEIVMLEKPMRVIAEDSDEMLTGGQGWEVVDETQILDNDPSQDESHKKVDPRLQKLQQFYDDSDRAR, from the coding sequence ATGAAATGGTCAATAACACAATTAAGAAAATACCAAGGACAACCTTTTAAATTTAATCAAACTGTTGAATTTAACGATTTAGTTGGAGCATTAGATCTTTTAGATTTGTCTCCGATTCACATTGAGGGTGAACTAAACGTAAAATCAAATGAAGTCGTTGCAAACGTACATTTAACAGGAACATATACGATGGCTTGTGCTCGTACTTTAAAGCCCGTTGAGGTTCCTTTAGATACGACATCGGTGGAAGTGTTTGATTTAGATGGTTTATACGAAGATGAGGACGATGAACATTATCATCTTGCGACGGATGGCATCATCAATCTTCGTGCAATCGCAGAAGAAATTGTGATGTTAGAAAAACCTATGCGTGTCATTGCTGAGGATAGCGATGAAATGCTAACAGGGGGTCAAGGTTGGGAAGTTGTTGACGAAACACAAATTTTGGATAACGACCCTTCACAAGATGAGTCGCATAAGAAAGTCGATCCAAGGCTTCAAAAATTACAACAGTTCTATGATGATAGTGATCGCGCACGCTAA
- a CDS encoding nucleotidyltransferase — translation MKSVALITEYNPFHNGHLYHVQQSKYNTDADVVIAIMSGQFMMRGMPAMYSKFIRTQMALTGVDLVVELPLLGCLSSSDRFAEMGVKVANYLEADTLSFGSESGNLHELQKVCSQLIALEQDSHFQTQLKEGKHYARIIGEKMRHPLLNSPNNILALSYLKQLHLQRSPIQPITIPRIETQHHQHELTHETLGSGSAIRKDILSNGAQWQHCVPSDNINLFHNPFNDYTTLFQMIKLSILQQDVQSLASIYTMSEGFEHRLKRTIHQANDYDTLLKLLKTKRYTHTHIQRVLMNVLLHFTYNDVNTDVKAVRILGMNVKGQAYLKQVKQRHPDKKFITNVNKATADYFKNEIKATHIYNLLTGEQKTDFNTPVIIHNNSVV, via the coding sequence ATGAAAAGTGTTGCGCTTATTACAGAGTATAACCCCTTTCATAATGGGCATTTATATCACGTTCAACAATCTAAGTATAACACAGATGCTGATGTTGTGATTGCGATTATGAGTGGACAATTTATGATGCGCGGAATGCCCGCAATGTATTCCAAATTCATACGTACACAAATGGCTTTGACCGGCGTAGATTTGGTCGTAGAGTTACCGTTATTAGGCTGTTTATCTTCGAGCGACCGTTTTGCTGAAATGGGAGTTAAAGTCGCAAATTATTTAGAAGCAGATACGTTATCCTTTGGCAGTGAATCAGGCAACCTCCATGAACTCCAAAAAGTCTGTTCACAATTAATCGCGCTCGAACAAGATAGTCATTTTCAGACGCAATTAAAAGAAGGTAAACATTATGCAAGAATCATAGGTGAAAAGATGCGTCACCCGCTTCTAAATTCGCCCAACAACATTTTAGCCCTATCTTATTTAAAACAATTGCATTTACAACGTAGTCCCATTCAACCCATTACAATTCCAAGAATCGAGACGCAACATCATCAACATGAACTTACACATGAGACTTTAGGTAGTGGTTCCGCGATACGTAAAGATATTCTATCCAACGGTGCACAGTGGCAACATTGTGTTCCATCTGACAATATAAATTTATTTCACAATCCATTCAACGACTATACAACATTATTTCAAATGATTAAATTATCTATTCTACAACAAGATGTTCAATCGCTCGCCTCTATTTATACGATGAGCGAAGGCTTTGAACATCGTTTAAAACGCACGATACACCAAGCTAATGACTATGATACATTGCTTAAATTATTAAAAACGAAGCGCTACACTCATACACACATCCAAAGGGTTTTAATGAACGTTCTTCTTCATTTTACTTACAATGACGTCAATACAGATGTCAAAGCAGTTAGAATCTTAGGAATGAATGTAAAAGGACAAGCTTATTTAAAACAAGTGAAACAGCGTCATCCCGATAAAAAATTTATTACAAACGTCAATAAAGCGACAGCAGACTATTTTAAAAACGAAATTAAAGCAACGCACATTTATAATCTATTGACAGGAGAACAAAAAACAGACTTCAACACACCTGTCATTATCCATAACAATTCAGTTGTTTAG
- the coaD gene encoding pantetheine-phosphate adenylyltransferase has protein sequence MANTKAVIPGSFDPITYGHIDIIERSAERFEELHICVLRNSSKKGTFTTDERIALIEASVAHLDNVYVHSYGGLLVDFCEKIGATTIIRGLRAVSDFEYELRLTSMNRKLNPNVETLYMMTSTDYSFISSSVVKEVAQYDADISEFVPKPVEEALLKKFKIENE, from the coding sequence ATGGCTAATACAAAAGCGGTCATACCAGGGAGTTTTGATCCTATTACATATGGACATATTGATATCATTGAGCGAAGTGCTGAAAGATTTGAAGAATTGCATATTTGTGTATTGCGCAATAGTAGCAAAAAAGGGACATTTACAACGGATGAACGTATTGCCCTTATTGAAGCATCAGTTGCGCATCTAGACAATGTCTACGTACATTCTTATGGGGGATTATTAGTGGACTTTTGTGAAAAAATTGGCGCAACAACTATTATACGTGGGTTGCGTGCGGTGAGTGATTTTGAATATGAGCTTCGCCTGACTTCGATGAATCGGAAACTGAATCCAAATGTTGAAACGTTGTATATGATGACATCCACAGATTATTCGTTTATCAGTTCAAGTGTTGTGAAAGAGGTTGCACAATATGATGCGGATATTTCAGAATTTGTGCCCAAACCCGTTGAAGAAGCACTATTGAAGAAATTTAAAATTGAGAATGAATAG
- the rsmD gene encoding 16S rRNA (guanine(966)-N(2))-methyltransferase RsmD, with translation MRVIAGKHKSKLLETLEGRNTRPTMDKVKEGIFNSLHEVQGIGLDLFAGSGGLGIEALSRGMEKVIFVDQNIGAVKVIRQNIKKLGLENQVEVYKNNADRALKALSKRDIQFDIIFLDPPYNKGLIDQALARIHEFDLLKNNGIIVCEFSHRESINLQGFKEIKRYHYGLTDTCLLEKGESHG, from the coding sequence ATGCGCGTCATTGCAGGGAAACATAAAAGTAAACTATTAGAAACGCTCGAGGGGCGTAACACAAGACCGACGATGGATAAAGTGAAAGAGGGTATTTTTAATAGTTTACATGAAGTACAAGGTATTGGACTGGATTTGTTTGCTGGAAGTGGCGGCTTAGGGATTGAGGCGCTCTCGCGTGGAATGGAAAAAGTGATTTTTGTCGATCAAAATATTGGAGCGGTTAAAGTCATTCGCCAAAATATTAAGAAGCTAGGCTTAGAAAATCAAGTGGAAGTTTATAAAAACAATGCGGATCGCGCACTAAAAGCGTTGAGTAAAAGAGACATTCAGTTTGACATCATATTTTTAGACCCTCCTTACAATAAAGGGTTAATTGATCAAGCATTAGCACGTATCCACGAATTTGATTTATTAAAAAATAATGGTATTATCGTGTGTGAGTTTAGTCATCGTGAATCAATCAATTTACAAGGGTTTAAAGAAATTAAACGTTATCATTATGGTTTAACTGATACATGTTTATTAGAAAAAGGAGAAAGTCATGGCTAA
- a CDS encoding DUF7147 family protein, protein MKQSFIVLGHGLTDLYEFKTLIEYNHQRIERLVFFHTPKSQEKRSSVALIMKPTEGRYFQGIYIMLDALRYPYPESNRKYELIQSFAEPYQIEMVGVDVHAPDEYPELELYFNYLKSVLRLQHWLPPLE, encoded by the coding sequence ATGAAACAATCATTTATTGTGCTCGGCCACGGTCTTACAGATTTGTATGAATTTAAAACACTTATCGAATATAATCATCAAAGAATTGAACGATTAGTTTTTTTCCACACCCCAAAGTCTCAAGAAAAACGCTCGTCAGTGGCCTTAATCATGAAACCCACTGAAGGAAGGTACTTCCAAGGCATTTATATTATGTTAGATGCTCTACGTTATCCTTACCCAGAGTCCAATCGCAAATATGAACTTATCCAGTCTTTTGCAGAACCTTACCAAATAGAAATGGTCGGCGTAGATGTCCACGCCCCTGATGAATATCCAGAGTTAGAACTCTATTTTAATTATTTAAAGAGCGTGTTAAGACTGCAACACTGGCTTCCCCCACTAGAATAG
- a CDS encoding YlbG family protein: MEIVQREKLIIYLKNMKHERHIRKYGHIVAVSKSHKYVAMYVDQEQVDQTVQKLMKLKYVTNIVSSPYKTIKKVYEKEKYEF; encoded by the coding sequence ATGGAAATCGTACAACGAGAAAAATTAATTATTTACTTAAAAAATATGAAGCATGAACGTCATATTCGTAAATACGGTCATATTGTAGCCGTGAGTAAATCACACAAATATGTGGCCATGTATGTTGATCAAGAACAAGTAGATCAAACAGTCCAAAAACTAATGAAACTTAAATATGTGACGAATATCGTCAGCTCCCCATACAAAACTATCAAAAAAGTTTATGAAAAAGAAAAATATGAGTTTTAA
- a CDS encoding glycerophosphodiester phosphodiesterase, translating to MSNFITKFGSASQKRFNCKLFHIKTQTRDQHPYFQKPSPYILSHRGGAFERPEHTILAFDHSAKLGLTGFEIDIRLSKDRHIIVFHDADVNRTTNGSGRVAQHTLEELKRLDAGFHFKDINGKFPYRGHSKAKIVTLDELLTRYPNQLINIDIKDHPHTPEGEIAAERLYQTIIKHQAQQRVLVTSFHKAQIARFNQLQTNEIATGASQSEVTEGLLKFYIGLPHLYEGQALTFQMPLSHKGISLTSSRLIRWLNSRHIVPGYYGVNSIDLMVDLVEKGVHTIVTDRPTLAQQFLSRKFSKN from the coding sequence ATGTCAAACTTTATAACAAAATTTGGAAGCGCGTCACAAAAACGATTTAATTGTAAATTATTCCACATTAAAACACAAACGAGAGACCAACATCCTTATTTTCAAAAGCCCTCTCCATATATACTCAGTCATCGTGGCGGCGCGTTTGAACGCCCTGAACATACAATCCTCGCCTTTGACCATAGTGCAAAACTTGGTTTGACAGGTTTTGAAATTGATATCCGTTTGTCAAAAGACCGACATATTATTGTATTTCACGATGCCGATGTTAATCGCACCACAAATGGTTCTGGGCGTGTGGCACAACACACTTTAGAAGAGTTAAAGCGATTAGATGCTGGTTTTCACTTTAAAGACATTAATGGTAAATTTCCTTACCGCGGACATTCAAAAGCTAAAATTGTCACGTTAGACGAATTACTCACACGTTATCCTAACCAATTGATTAATATCGATATTAAAGATCATCCCCATACACCTGAAGGTGAGATTGCCGCAGAAAGGTTATATCAAACGATTATTAAGCATCAAGCCCAACAACGCGTGCTCGTAACGAGCTTTCATAAAGCACAAATCGCGCGCTTCAACCAACTTCAAACAAATGAAATCGCGACGGGCGCTAGTCAATCTGAAGTGACAGAAGGACTTTTAAAGTTTTACATCGGACTGCCTCATTTATATGAAGGTCAAGCGTTGACGTTTCAAATGCCTTTATCGCATAAGGGCATCTCACTCACATCTTCACGTTTAATTCGCTGGTTGAATTCCCGTCATATTGTTCCAGGCTATTACGGGGTCAATAGTATTGATTTAATGGTAGATCTCGTTGAAAAAGGCGTTCATACCATCGTGACAGACCGCCCGACATTAGCCCAACAATTTTTATCCAGAAAATTTTCTAAAAATTAG
- a CDS encoding YlbF family regulator has product MFNESLMNILDQTDHLGDMIRASEESENYKKTKQTLQSDIKAQQLYQAFLKERIKYNEVQRFGRYHPDYQQVMLATRRAKRNYEMHPSVVAFKQAETELQRLIDEVVTVIATSISEHVKVEAGTPLFDKLAHGCATGDACQCKPH; this is encoded by the coding sequence GTGTTTAATGAATCCCTTATGAATATTTTAGATCAAACAGATCATTTAGGAGATATGATACGAGCGTCAGAAGAAAGTGAGAACTATAAGAAAACAAAACAGACGCTTCAAAGTGATATAAAAGCCCAACAGCTGTATCAAGCCTTTTTAAAAGAACGTATAAAATATAATGAAGTCCAAAGATTTGGTCGTTATCATCCAGATTATCAGCAAGTGATGCTCGCTACAAGACGTGCTAAAAGAAATTATGAAATGCATCCGAGTGTTGTTGCGTTTAAGCAAGCAGAAACTGAACTTCAACGCCTTATAGATGAAGTGGTGACTGTGATTGCTACGAGTATCTCCGAACATGTAAAAGTTGAAGCAGGAACGCCATTGTTCGATAAATTGGCGCACGGTTGTGCTACTGGAGATGCATGTCAATGTAAACCCCACTAA